A window of the bacterium genome harbors these coding sequences:
- a CDS encoding transposase produces MPFSELFYHIIIKIETGEKLHPVTIKLIDTKIEEVISSIGGKQIAAKSLEDHVHLLVAMPPIAAPDDIVSEIKERTTELISGLGRDEKLEWAKGYGIVSVSNSHIELVTKYIATQEKRHAEGKINATLEKTET; encoded by the coding sequence ATGCCGTTCAGTGAATTATTCTATCACATAATCATTAAAATAGAAACCGGGGAAAAGCTGCATCCCGTGACTATCAAATTGATTGACACGAAAATCGAGGAAGTTATATCGAGTATAGGCGGAAAGCAAATCGCAGCTAAATCTCTCGAAGATCATGTGCATCTTTTAGTGGCAATGCCGCCGATTGCTGCACCTGATGACATCGTTTCCGAGATAAAGGAACGCACCACAGAGCTTATTTCAGGTTTGGGGCGAGATGAAAAACTCGAATGGGCAAAAGGATACGGTATAGTTAGCGTTTCGAATTCTCATATTGAATTAGTTACTAAATATATAGCAACGCAAGAAAAGCGGCATGCTGAGGGTAAAATCAACGCTACACTTGAAAAAACCGAAACATAG
- a CDS encoding PBP1A family penicillin-binding protein — MHREINRHYRKLGSDKKGFKLPKLLFYLFGGAVLGFLLPALLIFIVYILYQPQLPDPQVLEDYQPAVVTRIYSIDGEVLAEFAGEKRIWVPISEVSENIINAILAAEDKRFYEHWGINASAIFRAIYVDIKQGRRAQGASTITQQLTRELFLSREKLLTRKIREALTALKIERMYSKSEILELFINQQYLGKGCYGVEAASKYYFRKEAKDVDEREAATIAGLLQRPSHYSNNLKLLKSRRNTVLSLMLDNEMFDRTTYDSLSALDIGIEEDQEAISWKAPYFVENIRQYIEREYGESYLYERGITIYSTLDWELQQLADTVFAKKIDALEKWQRKIHHNDDTVYTEMAYDSISGDSIRQWKELQGALLALVPATGEIRAMIGGRDFLESQYNRSIQGGRQAGSAFKPFVYTAAIDNGWTPVDTLLDTPEVYPMGNGELWAPKNYDHEYKGTITLREALRASRNAATVKLCNAVGPKRVVWYAKRMGISTELEPYLSISMGTSDVKLIDLVEAYAVFPNMGVRVKPTSILRIIDRNGKIIENRTPVKEEVLSPATAYVMTSMLQTVVDHGTGYAARLMGFDRPAGGKTGTTDDYSDAWFIGFTPQLCCGVQVGYDDYSTPIGNGMTGSRAALPIWAQFMLYAHVPDRYPLEDFQIPAGKVSFVDVCSESHKLATSQCPKVIHEVFVMGKQPTDYCPPGFHNKDNRPVFDRRQPQNQDQIVPNMQGGKRTSPQKGRF, encoded by the coding sequence ATGCATAGAGAAATAAATAGACATTATAGGAAATTAGGCTCTGATAAAAAGGGTTTTAAACTTCCTAAATTATTATTTTACCTCTTCGGAGGAGCAGTCTTAGGTTTCCTATTGCCAGCTTTGCTCATCTTTATTGTCTATATACTTTATCAGCCCCAACTACCAGACCCTCAAGTCTTAGAGGATTATCAACCAGCTGTTGTTACTCGCATCTATTCAATAGACGGCGAAGTTCTCGCCGAATTTGCTGGAGAAAAAAGGATTTGGGTACCTATTTCAGAAGTATCCGAAAATATCATTAATGCCATACTTGCGGCGGAGGACAAGAGGTTTTATGAACACTGGGGTATTAACGCGAGCGCCATATTTCGAGCAATTTATGTCGATATAAAGCAAGGCAGAAGAGCACAGGGCGCCTCTACAATTACCCAACAACTTACTCGCGAACTTTTCCTGTCTAGAGAAAAACTGCTTACCCGCAAAATACGTGAAGCCTTGACAGCTCTCAAGATAGAGCGGATGTATTCCAAGTCCGAGATACTCGAGCTTTTTATCAATCAGCAATATCTCGGTAAAGGATGCTACGGTGTTGAAGCGGCAAGCAAATACTATTTTAGAAAAGAAGCGAAAGACGTCGATGAACGGGAAGCCGCTACAATAGCGGGTCTTCTTCAGAGACCGAGCCATTATAGCAATAACCTCAAATTGCTCAAAAGCCGTAGAAACACAGTGCTTTCCCTAATGCTCGACAACGAGATGTTCGATCGAACGACCTATGACAGCCTTTCGGCTCTCGATATAGGTATAGAAGAGGATCAAGAAGCCATTTCGTGGAAAGCACCATATTTCGTCGAGAATATAAGGCAATACATCGAACGCGAATACGGCGAAAGCTATCTCTATGAACGAGGAATAACTATTTACTCGACACTCGATTGGGAACTTCAACAACTTGCGGACACTGTGTTCGCAAAAAAAATCGATGCCCTTGAAAAATGGCAAAGAAAAATACATCACAACGATGACACTGTCTATACGGAGATGGCTTATGACAGCATCTCCGGTGATTCTATTAGGCAATGGAAAGAACTCCAGGGAGCGTTACTAGCTCTTGTTCCGGCCACTGGCGAAATACGCGCGATGATCGGTGGAAGGGATTTCCTTGAAAGCCAATATAACCGTTCTATTCAGGGAGGACGACAAGCTGGAAGCGCCTTTAAACCCTTTGTTTATACAGCAGCTATCGACAATGGATGGACACCGGTAGATACCCTACTCGACACACCCGAAGTATATCCGATGGGAAACGGCGAACTTTGGGCACCCAAAAATTATGACCATGAATATAAAGGCACTATCACTTTAAGAGAGGCGCTTCGAGCTAGCAGAAACGCGGCTACCGTCAAGCTGTGTAATGCTGTCGGTCCTAAAAGAGTAGTTTGGTATGCCAAGCGTATGGGTATTTCGACCGAATTGGAACCGTATCTATCCATTTCTATGGGCACCAGCGATGTTAAGCTAATCGATCTCGTCGAAGCATATGCAGTCTTCCCAAATATGGGAGTTAGGGTTAAACCTACGTCCATTCTTAGAATAATCGATAGAAATGGCAAAATCATCGAAAACCGCACTCCAGTGAAAGAAGAAGTCCTTTCACCTGCCACGGCTTATGTTATGACCAGCATGCTACAGACAGTAGTGGATCATGGAACCGGTTACGCCGCACGACTTATGGGTTTCGATCGACCTGCCGGCGGAAAAACAGGAACAACTGATGATTACTCTGACGCATGGTTTATAGGTTTTACTCCCCAATTATGTTGTGGAGTTCAGGTGGGTTATGACGATTATTCTACTCCTATTGGTAATGGTATGACTGGTTCGCGCGCGGCCTTGCCTATTTGGGCGCAGTTTATGTTATATGCCCATGTCCCCGATAGATATCCGCTTGAAGATTTTCAAATCCCAGCTGGGAAGGTTTCTTTTGTCGATGTCTGTAGCGAAAGCCATAAATTAGCCACAAGTCAATGCCCAAAAGTCATTCATGAAGTATTTGTTATGGGAAAACAACCCACGGATTACTGTCCTCCGGGATTCCACAATAAAGATAACCGCCCGGTATTCGACAGAAGACAACCTCAGAATCAAGATCAAATTGTCCCAAATATGCAGGGAGGAAAAAGAACCTCACCGCAAAAAGGGCGTTTTTAA
- a CDS encoding helix-turn-helix transcriptional regulator: MENIGDRIRRLRLQKNISQRQFAKLVGSSPGLISFIERNQNKPNYLIIGRIAKILGTSCDYLIYGGEASGESTEELLKRLKRELNINSTNSKGYEFNTRERELIDKYNILSRLSRLSRTNLEIVLDIIKRVENL; this comes from the coding sequence ATGGAGAATATAGGCGATAGAATTAGAAGACTCCGGTTGCAAAAAAATATATCGCAAAGGCAATTTGCCAAATTAGTGGGCTCCAGCCCCGGGTTGATCTCTTTTATCGAGAGAAACCAAAATAAACCGAACTATTTAATTATCGGCAGAATTGCAAAAATTTTGGGAACAAGCTGCGATTACCTTATCTACGGCGGAGAGGCATCTGGAGAATCGACCGAGGAGCTTCTGAAGAGACTCAAACGTGAATTGAATATTAATTCCACAAATTCAAAGGGATACGAATTCAACACACGAGAAAGAGAACTTATCGATAAATACAATATTCTTTCCCGATTATCCAGGCTTTCACGAACTAATCTAGAGATTGTTCTGGATATTATAAAAAGAGTGGAAAATCTTTAG
- a CDS encoding metal-dependent hydrolase — protein sequence MVKVKWLGHSAFFISNNKFQILIDPFISGNPSSPVKAEDIEAQYILVTHGHSDHIGDAIPIAKRCNSLIIAPNELGYYTEKMGTRTHRMHIGGKANFDFGSIKLTQAFHGSAIIEDGNILYTGMPCGFIISIDGKNIYHAGDTGLFGDMKLIGERTPIDLALLPIGDNFTMGPEDASYAVDLLKPRIAIPMHYGTWPIIDKDPYLFREGVRNGTSEIVILKPGQEIEI from the coding sequence TTGGTCAAGGTAAAATGGTTGGGACACTCGGCTTTTTTCATCTCCAATAATAAATTCCAAATCCTGATCGATCCTTTTATTTCAGGAAATCCCAGCTCTCCGGTTAAGGCGGAAGATATCGAGGCACAATACATATTAGTCACTCATGGCCATAGCGATCATATCGGCGATGCAATTCCCATCGCAAAAAGGTGCAATTCTTTGATAATAGCTCCAAACGAACTTGGATACTACACCGAAAAAATGGGCACGCGAACTCATCGAATGCACATAGGAGGTAAAGCGAATTTCGACTTTGGCAGCATCAAGCTAACCCAGGCCTTTCATGGAAGTGCTATTATCGAAGATGGCAACATACTCTATACTGGTATGCCTTGTGGTTTTATCATCTCAATTGATGGGAAAAATATATACCACGCCGGTGACACGGGTCTTTTTGGCGATATGAAACTCATCGGAGAAAGAACCCCCATTGATCTAGCTTTATTACCCATAGGGGATAATTTTACTATGGGACCGGAGGACGCATCGTATGCTGTCGATCTTTTAAAACCCAGAATTGCTATACCGATGCACTATGGCACGTGGCCAATTATAGACAAAGACCCTTATCTTTTTCGCGAAGGCGTAAGGAATGGAACAAGCGAGATCGTTATTTTGAAACCGGGACAGGAAATCGAGATTTAA
- a CDS encoding GGDEF domain-containing protein, whose translation MKVEAREFHLEQIIAELKEAKVKIEDYAHHLEDMVAERTKELRIANKELQKLANLDGLTRIANRRFFNEYIEREWANSIETDTPVAIIMSDVDCFKKYNDTYGHQMGDECLKAVARVFDKVALRPGDLAARYGGEEFVIVLPETAIETALEIAENIRFGVENVGIVHEQNPASKFVTISLGVASISPRTSDSFEGLIKCADDALYKAKESGRNLVICAS comes from the coding sequence ATGAAGGTGGAGGCCAGAGAGTTCCACTTAGAACAGATAATTGCCGAACTTAAAGAGGCTAAGGTGAAGATCGAGGATTACGCGCATCATCTCGAGGATATGGTAGCCGAAAGAACAAAAGAACTTCGTATAGCAAATAAAGAACTCCAGAAACTAGCTAATCTCGATGGCTTAACTAGGATTGCTAATAGACGCTTTTTTAACGAATATATCGAGAGAGAATGGGCAAATTCTATAGAAACCGATACACCGGTAGCGATCATAATGTCCGATGTCGATTGCTTCAAAAAATATAACGATACCTACGGCCATCAGATGGGTGACGAGTGTCTTAAGGCTGTTGCAAGGGTATTCGACAAGGTTGCTCTTCGTCCGGGTGATCTTGCTGCGCGTTACGGTGGTGAGGAGTTTGTTATTGTTCTCCCAGAAACTGCTATTGAGACAGCGCTCGAAATAGCCGAGAATATTAGATTCGGTGTCGAAAATGTTGGGATTGTGCACGAACAGAATCCAGCGAGCAAATTTGTAACGATTAGCCTCGGAGTTGCATCGATATCACCTAGGACTAGTGATTCATTCGAAGGTCTTATTAAATGCGCGGATGATGCCTTATATAAAGCCAAAGAATCTGGTAGAAATCTGGTTATTTGCGCTTCATGA